The following are encoded in a window of Lacinutrix sp. WUR7 genomic DNA:
- a CDS encoding M20 family metallo-hydrolase translates to MIEKLTTRAIQLLKTLIETQSFSSEEDQTAAHIEQWFVQQDIPFKRTKHNVWATNKHFDDSKPTLLLNSHHDTVKPNNGYTKDPFKAIVEDGKLYGLGSNDAGGCLVSLLATFAYFYNRENLNFNLVIVASAEEESSGPDGLNSMLSVIPKVDVAIVGEPTLMNLAVAEKGLVVFDAIVKGTPSHAAHPNADNAIYNTISVLEWFKNYTFDKTSEALGEVKLTVTQISAGKQHNAVPADVKLVVDVRVNDKYSNQEIVDILQKEAPCDSIIPRSIKLNSSSIPIDHPLVIAGIEIGRSTYGSPTLSDQAVLTCPSLKLGPGDSTRSHSADEFIYVHEIEEGIKIYIELLEKVL, encoded by the coding sequence ATGATAGAAAAACTAACAACAAGAGCAATTCAGCTGTTAAAAACACTCATAGAAACGCAGTCCTTTTCTTCGGAAGAAGATCAAACTGCAGCACATATTGAGCAATGGTTTGTACAACAGGATATTCCTTTTAAAAGAACGAAACATAACGTTTGGGCAACGAATAAACATTTTGACGATAGCAAACCAACGCTATTGTTAAACTCGCATCACGATACGGTAAAACCAAATAATGGCTATACCAAAGATCCTTTTAAAGCGATTGTTGAGGATGGTAAATTATATGGTTTAGGTAGTAATGATGCTGGAGGTTGTTTGGTAAGTTTGCTGGCAACCTTTGCGTATTTTTATAACAGAGAAAACCTGAATTTTAATTTGGTGATTGTCGCTTCTGCGGAAGAAGAGAGTAGTGGTCCTGACGGATTAAATAGTATGCTGTCTGTGATTCCAAAAGTAGATGTCGCTATTGTTGGAGAGCCTACCTTGATGAATTTGGCTGTTGCCGAAAAAGGTTTGGTGGTTTTTGATGCAATCGTAAAAGGAACCCCAAGTCATGCTGCACATCCAAATGCCGATAATGCCATTTATAATACAATTTCGGTATTAGAATGGTTTAAAAATTACACCTTCGATAAAACCTCGGAAGCTTTAGGGGAAGTGAAATTAACGGTTACTCAAATTAGCGCAGGAAAACAGCATAATGCAGTTCCAGCAGATGTGAAGTTAGTAGTGGATGTTCGTGTAAACGATAAATATTCCAATCAAGAGATTGTCGATATTTTACAAAAGGAAGCGCCTTGTGATAGTATTATTCCGAGAAGTATAAAATTAAATTCGTCCTCTATTCCAATCGATCATCCATTGGTAATTGCAGGAATAGAAATTGGAAGAAGTACCTATGGTTCGCCAACCTTGTCCGATCAAGCAGTTTTAACTTGTCCGTCTTTAAAATTAGGACCAGGAGATAGTACAAGATCGCATTCTGCCGATGAGTTTATTTACGTGCATGAAATTGAAGAAGGTATTAAGATTTATATTGAATTATTAGAAAAAGTACTTTAA
- the argB gene encoding acetylglutamate kinase, translating into MKTLKVIKIGGNIIDNDAALQQFLKEFATIDAPKILVHGGGKLATKLAQQMQVEVKMVDGRRITDQETLDIITMMYAGKINKNVVAQLQANNCNAIGFSGADGNTIVSDLRPSKPIDYGFAGDVVKVNTETLEILLNNNVTPVFCAITHDENGQLLNTNADTIASELAIGFASIYNTELYYCFEKNGVLEDVDNDDSVIENINTKSYPSLIENGIIYEGMLPKLNNCFHAINHQVQKVCIGKSEMLFHKNNKHTTITK; encoded by the coding sequence ATGAAAACACTAAAAGTCATAAAAATAGGAGGGAACATTATCGATAACGATGCTGCTTTACAACAGTTTCTAAAAGAATTTGCAACTATAGATGCTCCTAAAATCTTAGTGCATGGAGGTGGAAAATTAGCAACAAAACTAGCACAACAAATGCAAGTGGAAGTTAAAATGGTGGATGGAAGACGTATCACAGATCAAGAAACTTTAGATATTATCACCATGATGTATGCTGGAAAAATTAATAAAAATGTGGTTGCGCAATTGCAAGCTAATAATTGCAATGCGATTGGTTTTTCTGGAGCAGATGGAAACACGATTGTTTCAGATTTAAGACCATCAAAACCTATCGATTATGGTTTTGCTGGAGATGTTGTAAAAGTAAATACCGAAACTTTAGAAATCCTTTTAAATAATAATGTGACTCCTGTGTTTTGTGCGATAACGCATGATGAAAACGGACAATTATTAAATACCAATGCAGATACGATTGCTTCCGAATTAGCAATAGGATTCGCTTCCATTTATAACACCGAATTATATTATTGTTTCGAGAAAAATGGTGTTTTAGAAGATGTCGATAATGACGATTCTGTTATCGAAAATATCAACACAAAAAGCTATCCGTCACTAATCGAAAACGGAATTATTTATGAAGGCATGCTTCCAAAATTAAACAACTGTTTTCATGCGATAAACCATCAGGTACAAAAAGTTTGTATTGGTAAATCCGAAATGCTTTTCCACAAAAATAATAAACACACAACCATTACCAAATGA
- a CDS encoding N-acetylornithine carbamoyltransferase, whose amino-acid sequence MKKYTNIKDISNLQDTIREAILLKMNPFEFQDLGKNKTLVMLFFNASLRTRLSTEKAAKNLGMEVMILNVNDAWNLEFEDGTIMNANTSEHIKEAAQVISQYADIIAVRAFPSLTDKQKDESEFVMNSFVKYATVPIVNMESATAHPLQALADAITITELSEKPKPKVVLSWAPHPKALPQAVANSFVEMMQNMDVDLIITHPEGYALSEEITKNTTINYNQEEALKDADFVYVKNWSSYNDYGKVLSQDENWMMTKEKLGNAKFMHCLPVRRNVVVEDAVLDGENSVVMQQANNRTFAAQMVLKQILEAL is encoded by the coding sequence ATGAAAAAGTACACCAACATAAAAGACATATCCAATCTTCAAGATACCATTAGGGAAGCTATTTTATTAAAAATGAATCCTTTTGAATTCCAAGATTTAGGGAAAAACAAAACCTTGGTGATGTTGTTTTTTAATGCCAGTTTACGAACGCGATTAAGTACCGAAAAAGCGGCAAAAAACTTAGGAATGGAAGTCATGATTCTAAATGTGAATGATGCCTGGAATCTAGAATTCGAGGATGGCACCATCATGAATGCGAATACCTCAGAGCATATCAAGGAAGCTGCACAAGTAATATCGCAATATGCCGATATTATTGCTGTTAGAGCATTCCCAAGTTTAACGGATAAGCAAAAAGACGAAAGTGAATTTGTGATGAATAGCTTTGTGAAATACGCAACAGTACCAATAGTAAATATGGAAAGCGCAACAGCGCATCCTTTACAAGCCTTGGCAGATGCAATTACTATTACCGAATTATCTGAGAAACCAAAACCAAAAGTAGTCTTGTCTTGGGCGCCACATCCAAAAGCATTGCCGCAAGCAGTTGCGAATTCGTTTGTAGAAATGATGCAAAATATGGATGTCGATTTAATTATTACACATCCGGAAGGCTATGCGTTAAGTGAAGAAATTACCAAGAACACAACCATAAATTACAATCAAGAAGAAGCTTTAAAAGATGCCGATTTTGTGTATGTGAAGAACTGGAGTAGTTATAACGACTATGGAAAAGTGTTAAGTCAAGATGAAAATTGGATGATGACCAAAGAAAAACTAGGAAACGCAAAATTCATGCATTGTTTGCCAGTTAGAAGAAATGTAGTGGTGGAAGATGCTGTTTTAGATGGTGAAAATTCCGTGGTGATGCAGCAGGCTAATAATAGAACTTTTGCAGCGCAAATGGTGCTGAAGCAGATTTTGGAAGCATTGTAA